The Nicotiana sylvestris chromosome 6, ASM39365v2, whole genome shotgun sequence genomic sequence cggaaagggaaattgcatttcattaaaataaaggataacagggtttgtacatcaataagcggaaaataaaaatttgggtcacaaccctggagTGACCcaaataaaaaggaaaacaaaacaaactaccaagactccttccgggtagggagaggagtagccttctaattgttaagctttacattcggcccgacgaactgcacgtccactttgctagaaccttctccaacttatACCacgttcacatcatcaaacaacctctggaacctttcaattaactcctcatcaatgtcaaccatagaacttggaactgtcgtcactgggcgtttcttggtactaggcttgacaaaagacctggagagacgcggaacaggctttggaagtgcccacgccttttgtttcaaccttttagcccttttcacatctgccgCTGTAGGTTTGAACACAAAACCGAATGTACCCAAATTTTTAGGGAGGGACACTGGCCGTACgataccctgcagagatgcacccaaacctttactgggcacaaagccatttttcagcatttcaaaggccaccatgactgatgcggaggttatctttggagttggaacacatTTCCCCTTTGGAATCTTCTCGACCGACActatttcaaaaacttgatagacccaaggccctttgtcatcttcagcctCAATAAACGGGATGGAGGCATCACTAtgggcacacaaattatcctcgctatgcacgacgatctcctgtctatccaattcgaacttgaccatctggtgcagagtggacgggattgctttggcggcatgaatccaaagtcgacccaacaacaaattgtaagagacGACTACGTccagtacctggaactccatggtgaattccactggATCTATTGTTAATTCAAGCTCTATATCACCAACTGagtctttccctccaccgtcaaaacctcggacgcatatgatattcttgtgaattctctcatcatcaactttcaacttgttcaaagtagaaagagggcagatgtttgcactagaGCCATTGCCAACTAATACCctggtaaccacagaatcttcacattttaccgtaagatagagagctttgttgtgttcagtaccttccacaggcaactcatcatcagaaaaggtGACCCTGTTcgcctcaaatattttgttggtgatcttttccaaatggttcactgaaattttgtcggggacatgagcctcgttcagaattttcatcagggcccgatgatgctcgtctgagtggattaacaatgacagcaAGGAAATCTGAGCAAGCGTCTTTTTCCACTGCTCCatgatggaataatcttgtaccttcatttttctcagaaactcctccgcctcttctttaGTCACTACTTTCTTTACTAAGACTGGattatctctggatgttttagctttccttaactcttccggggCAAAACATCTCCCTAAACGAGTTAATCCCTGTGCTTCATTGACTTtttctttcacttccttccccttataggtcactatcacccatTCATAGTTCCATGAGATGGCCTTGGTGCTGATTACCGGCAACCGGGTTataggcttgatgatgacaggatccgtacgaacaccctctacaattatgataggcttgttcgccactcctggaacaaccacttttgacttttccTGCTTCGCCGCAACATCACTTGGGGACCCTTTCTTGACTACCATAGATGATTCACCGTTCGCcatgctcaacttgttcactgatccttcacCCATTGGTTTTTTGACTGGCATGATCTCGCTGGACCGAATCATAATAATAGATTGTGAAGGCCTTTTGGGTTCCCCCCTTTgtgtactatctcgatcatgttcgtttcctgatgggttggcaatgggttctggttgatgttgggtgactctggagtttggacttcaatctagtttgtgtcaatgagctcctggattgcatttttcaagtgccagcacttctccgtatcatgccccAGAGTactagaacaatattcacagcttacggAGTATCAAGATTCTTTGGATGAGGGTTTAGCAATTTCGACTCAATAGGCCTCAGCATATACAACTACCTCAACCtatggaacaaactggtataagaCTTCCCCAATGGGGTGAAGGTTTTTTCCGCTGCAACCTCTCGTTTTTGAATGCTGGATTAGGCCAAAAACCTGGGACggcagggtttcggtaggctcgtgggggtaggtaggcattttgtggagctgggtaggtgttttaTGGGGTTGGGGCATGCCATTGCACGTAggcaggaggttgagtatatgtctgGGCATGGTGGATAGAAATATGAGGGTTTGGTGatgggaagtagtgttggggtgggtTATATAGGGTTTAGGTGTAGGTTCGGTGAGGGGGTCGAGGCTGGGTGTAATGGTGTGATGGGCCCCtaggtccaaaccatgatcctgaatcaattgttgccacatcttccttcttcttctttccaatcactCCCCCAGTACCGTTCTGGGTGGCTTAGGTAGTTGCTTTGATAGCctaataactcatgattttgcttgatttaagcccttcttccaccatgccgcccatcttcactacctcgttgaaagacttgcctatggccgataTCAGATGGACAAAATAGGTATCCAGAGCCTGCAaaaagtactccaccatttctCTCTACTCCATCGGGGGGTTAACTCTCGTTGCTTGTTTTCTCCAGtgaaaaccatattctctgaaactttcactaggctccttctcaatcttagtcaaagacaaacgATCTGGAACAATCTTGATGTTGTATTAGAAATAACGagtgaatgcttgggccaaatcatcccatgtataccatctgcTGTGAACTTgatgagtgtaccactccaatgtcgcgCCACTTAGACTCTGGCTAAAGTACGCCATCAACAGCTCATCTTTCCCACTGGCTCCcctcattttactacagaatcccctCAAGTGGGCCACCGGGTCTTCGTgcccgtcatacaaatcaaacttcggcATCTTAAATCCCACAGGTAACtgaacatcgggaaatagacacaaatctttgtaggctacgctcacctggcctcccaatccctgcatgtttctaAACGATTCCAGGCTTCTTACCTTCCTGAATATCTCCTCCTACTCtgggtttttaggtggtttctcagtctcaccTGGGAGGTCGAAACGAGTAGTGTAGGAGTAATGCTttggggccttgaaagtaggctctggGGGATAGTACTAGTTATCCTGGGTCTGGAATAAGGGATCACTGGAGGATCGGTGGAGTGTagcgggtgggggtgccacgaaaataggggtGGTTGGTGGATGAGGGTAtgggactggtttgggtggtggtgcttgtggggtttgggaagtggtgccttggtagtggtggtaaatggggaagcctggagatgaatcaacagtgggaggttcttaGGATTGAGTCAGCGATGGGATGAAAGTAGGGTTGGCGGGGTtggatggtggtggatgcccttttacccatgcctggtacatctcttCCATCTGGTGCTTCAACTTATACAACTCCTCcttcagattaacatcagactcctccccctctcttgacagatcaataacacttgcatccagttcttggttagtcatgatcaacttgtctttggacctggtgttgtacgggtgagttgctagaatgccaaacaaactaaccacctgcctgtacttgatgacaacaacaacttattagcgattagagcttaacagataggcaaccacacGTTGGGGATGcgatgcacctaagcagttaaccatttctattatgcatttgaacggccgtttgcgtcatcccggctttcccTAATTTCCATTTTGAAATTTctctctcttctctttctttttcattcCTACTTTTCCTTGCTTGATTCTTGTCTTTATTCTTTTATTCACTCATtttcctctcttgtttttccaTTATTTCCTTCTCAcaattttcttgttttctctccttttttcttttcatttcacggttatgatcgaatcctatagggattgcctacatatcatgacgacgcatgaatcagaccaagcgtagtgctggggaataaattaaataaagcaagcatttttggggttttcaaattttcataaaataaaacacaaaacatCTCGATTACAACGACTTCTTCTACAGATTTTAATCATAAAACCAGCAGACTAGAAAAGGGGAACTAACAGGCtccaacagaaaaacaaaaatacaaactcaaaaaaGGACTAACAAACTGTGGAAGAAAGGTGAAAATATAGactgaaagaaaatcatgaatacactAGTGCCTCAATTGCTCCAGGGGCCCGTGGAACATCAGTcggtcttgccacgggcctaTGCGCAAGATCCCCTTGAAGACGCTCTAGGTCACTCATTATTTGATGAACAAAGGTCATTAACGCAACAAAGAAGGTGGTTCTAGTCATCTCTTCACATTCATGAcacttcatgacgatgtagtcagcaattgctctaaccctctccctgatgatacccttttcttggagCAAACGCCCTATTTGCTAAGACCTAGATTCTAGCACCTGGGCATCATGATGGGTCTGACCCTAcaactgttgcatatcttcctctagCTGGGACATTAAtgcatagcaatgttccctttctactttaaagttcttagcttgtttggccatctcattttcgagggtagttagctttttcttcaaaTTAGTGGCTTCTCCctcatatttcctttttaattgTCGGACAAACTCTACTCGTCCCTCTACGTTCTTCGCTAACTGTTCCTGGGCCCTCGCCAGATTAACCTCTAATTTTTCCAGATCATCCTCACACTCAACTATTTTCCTCTTAAAGCCACTTATGAGTCTTTCATCCTTTCGGCTCCTTTCCTAATTCtcagcagctattttcattttttggatttgTGCTCAAAGGGCCTTGTTTTCTTGAGCcaatttcttcttctccccttcatcGACAGCGGCCTGTacacttttgtcaaatttaagatctcggatttgtccctccaatttgcttatggtggctctgtagcttgcctcttttgccaaccaatcccattgctcctGCACTCCATAAGCGAATTGTTGTACATGAGGACTTTTTGTGGGCCGTTCGGGCTCTTGATGGACTTGGGACCTTTTACCATACCAAtttgtgtaactaggctccaactcGCCTCTAGACAGATCTCGTACATGAGTCTTTAGCTCTAAGaacctacattgatgccaaatCCGATGCACCCTTTCTTTCAGGAAAACAGCTTTTGGTTCTAGTTTGATGACATGctgactcaaatcctcatcatatGGGATAGTCTGGTACCTGCCTAACTGGCATAGATATCTATGCggggcataaggctgaatgctccggagacccattaatagaagaaaacacacctcggccgacatataaatgacttcactgaccgagagccacTCGAATGTCCATTCAATCTTGTTTGTAGTTAGGGAGGTCAAGTGTGCAAACCATGCTTCCGTACCCTCCGGAAACTCATAGCCCTCCACCCgttgttcatgtttttcaatgcatttAAGACCGGTCATACCAAGGTTCATGTACCCTGGAAGGTGGCataggtgttcctccatccagagTTGTAGAAGCATATTACATCCTTCAAAAAACTTTCCTCCTTCTCGAAAAACAGTTAAAGCTCGGTAAATCTCCGCCAAGATCATCGGTACAATGGTGACATTTGCCTTTTTAGTCATGAAGTCGGCTATCCCCACAAGCCCCAATT encodes the following:
- the LOC138870824 gene encoding uncharacterized protein produces the protein MGEGSVNKLSMANGESSMVVKKGSPSDVAAKQEKSKVVVPGVANKPIIIVEGVRTDPVIIKPITRLPVISTKAISWNYEWVIVTYKGKEVKEKVNEAQGLTRLGRCFAPEELRKAKTSRDNPVLVKKVVTKEEAEEFLRKMKVQDYSIMEQWKKTLAQISLLSLLIHSDEHHRALMKILNEAHVPDKISVNHLEKITNKIFEANRVTFSDDELPVEGTEHNKALYLTVKCEDSVVTRVLVGNGSSANICPLSTLNKLKVDDERIHKNIICVRGFDGGGKDSVGDIELELTIDPVEFTMEFQVLDVVVSYNLLLGRLWIHAAKAIPSTLHQMVKFELDRQEIVVHSEDNLCAHSDASIPFIEAEDDKGPWVYQVFEIVSVEKIPKGKCVPTPKITSASVMVAFEMLKNGFVPSKGLGASLQGIVRPVSLPKNLGTFGFVFKPTAADVKRAKRLKQKAWALPKPVPQISKELSHFEEKPKPNLNEKEAINLRDPDNVRETKISIHLVPQIREEIIKALFEYKDIFAWSYDDMPCLSTDLVVHKLPIDPAFSPVKQKLRKFKTDMSVKIKEEVTKQFDAKVSRVAQYPPWLANVVPVPKKDGKTRVCVDYRDLNKILMDEEDAEKTTFITPWRTYCYQVIPFGLKNAGATYMRSMTTIFHDMIHKEIEVYVDDMIMKSRKQSDHVKDLRKFFQRLCRYNLKLNPAKCAFGVPSGKLLVFIVSRRGIELDSSKIKTIQELPPPRNKTEVMSLLGRLNYISRFIAQLTTTCEPIFKFLKKDVAVKWTDECEEAFLIR